From uncultured Desulfobacter sp.:
TTGAGAATATAGATCTTTGAGTTTGGAAGGTGTTCAGAAAAAAGTGAACAAACAAAGGCGGTTCGAAATATTTGATCAGAAATATTAAAAGAAATAACGCTATAATCTATCATTCCAATCGGATCGGTGTTCCGCTGCCGCCCTACACCAGCCGGTGAATTCCCCTTAAGGCGTGGCACAAGGTTGCACTGGTGTCTAACCAAATTTAGATGTTCTCTTCGGAGAAAGAAAGGGGGGGTATGAAAAAAAAAGAAATAACGTCGGACTTTCAAGTCAGTCTTTTCACCCGCATGGTTTTGATCCGAAAATTTGAAGAAAAAATTGTGGCCCTCTGCCGGGAATCATACCAACTGCCGGGTATGCAAATTTTGGCCAACGGCCAGGAAGCCGTGGCCACGGGTGTCGTGTCAGCCCTCGAGCCGGAGGACATCATCGTCAGTAACCACCGTAGTCACGGACATCTATTGGCCAGAGGTGCCGACTTAAATTCTCTAATGGCCGAAATTATGGCAAAAGCAGACGGCGTTAACTATGGCAAGGCCGGCACCCTGCATCTATCCATGCCTGAGATCAATGCCCTGATGACCTCTACAGTCGTTGGCGCCGGGCCGCCCCTGGCTGTTGGTGCTGCTTTTGCCCAGCAATATCAATCGCTGAACGGCGTGACCGTGGTGTTCTTCGGTGACGGCGCAGCGGCTGAAGGTAGCGTGCATGAGGCAATGAATTTGTCCGGCATCTGGAAACTGCCGATTCTGTTCATTTGTGAAAATAACGGCTGGGCCGGTGCCCAGCGCCCTGAAGAGCATTCCGCCGCACCTCAAATCCACAAGCGGGCCCAAGGGTACAATATGCCCGGTCAGAGTGTGGACGGCAACGACGTGGAGGCGATCTATCATCTAAGCCTTGAATTGCTTGAACACTGCCGCTCAGGAAAGGGGCCGGCTTTTATGGAAACCCTGACCTACCGGATGCGTGGACATGGCGAACAGGACCACCAGCATTATGTGAATCCGGAGGAACTCAAGGCGTGGGCCCTCAAGTGCCCAATAATAAGATATCGCCGGATGCTTCTCAACGCTGGTATTCTGGATAAAGCCCAAATTCAACGCATCGAACAGGATGCCGAAGCTCGCGTGGCAGCGGCTGTGGCTTTTGGAGACGCCAGCCCGTATCCTGAATCCGACACCGCCTTGACAGATGTGTTCGTCCAGCCGTTTAATGCCTGAAGGGAGGTTACCATGAGTCAAAAAACGTTCGGAAATGCAATAAACGAGGCCTTGTCTATTGCCATGGATATGGATGACACCGTATTTATTGCTGGCGAAGGGGTCGGTGTATCCATCTACCTCGACCCCAACATGCCAACCCACGGTCTTCTGGATAAATTTGGACGACGCCGGGTGAAAGACACGCCGGTCAGTGAGGCGGCCATTGCCGGGCTCGCTGTGGGGGCCTCCTGCATGGGGCTGCGGCCGGTTGTGGAAATCATGTTTTTTCCATTCATTACCCTGGCCAGTGATATGCTGATCAACCACGCAGGCAAATTGCGTTACATGAGCGGTGGCAAATATAGCTTTCCACTGACCGTGAGAGTCAAAGCCGGTGTCGGGTTCGGTGCCGGCAGCCAGCACTCTCACAATCTGGAAGCGTGGATAGCCCACTGCCCGGGCCTGAAAATCGTCTGGCCGGCAACTGTAGAGGATGCCAAGGGACTTCTTCTCAGTGCTATCTTTGACCCGGACCCGGTCATCGTGGTGGAAGACATGATGCTCTACCGGATGAAAGGAGAGTTGCCGGACGCAGACTTCCGCACTCCTTTAGGCAAGGCCCGGGTGACCGTACCGGGTACCGACTGCACCGTGATTGCCTATGGTATGGCCCTTTACACTGCCATGAAAGCGCTCGATCCTTTAATTGAAAAAGGTATCTCGTGCGAGGTAATTGACCTGCGGTCTTTAGTGCCCTTGGATAAAACCTGTATCCTCGAATCGGTGCGCAAAACGGGTCGTTTGGTTGTCGTGCACGAGGCTAACCGTTTTTGCGGATTTGGGGCGGAATTGGCCGCCATGGTGGCCGAGGAGGCTTTCTACGATTTGAAAGGGCCTGTCAAACGTGTTGGTGCCCCACAGATCCCGGTACCTGTCGCATCAAGCCTTGAGAAGGTCTTTATACCCGCTCCGGAGGATGTTGTCAGGGCAGTTCTGGAGACAATGAACAAATGAATAAATATACTTTATTTTCTATATTTAAGGCCATTGCGATTTTATTATCAAAGGTATATAAAAATATGGAGAAGCGCAAATTTCCAGTTCTTCTGTAACCCATTATCCAGGAAGATCAAACATGAAAACTGCTAAAGACATCATGGAACAAAAAGTCATCTCAATAACACCGGAGACCGACATCTCCCGGGCCGTGGAGATTCTGTTAAACAACCACATTAATGGTGTGCCCGTGGTGGATGGGGACGGTATACTGAAAGGTATTCTGTGCCAGACTGATCTCATTTTCCAGCAGAAAACCATCTCTCTGCCCCCCATACTCACCTTTTTGGACGGCATTATTCCCTTATCTTCATCTAAAAAACTAGAAAATGAGATGAAAAAAATAGCCGCCGGCACCGTGGCCCAGGCCATGGTTGCCGATCCTGTCACCGTAGCACCGGACACACCGGTCAATGAGATCGCAGCCTTGATGGTTGAAAAGCATTTTCATACCATTCCCGTGGTCCAGGACGGTAAATTAGTGGGCATTGTGGGCAAGGAAGATGTACTGAAGACATTGATTAAGCCATGAATTGAACAAAATTGGAGGTAAAAGTGGGCAAAGATGAGCACAAGAATCAAGAGCCGCTCGTGGCCTGGTTCAAGGATTTGAGCATTGACGACGTGCCCTTGGTGGGCGGCAAGAATGCCAGCCTGGGCGAAATGTACCGTAATTTGAGCCCCAAAGGGGTGAGCATTCCCAACGGATTCGCGGTCACCGCCCATGCCTATACCTATCTTTTGGAAAAATCCAAGGCCATGGACAAGATTCGGGAAATATTGTCCGACCTGGACACCCATGATATGGACAACCTTCAGGAACGCGGGGCCAGGGTCAGGAATTTGATCCGCAGCCTTGAATTTCCAGCTGATTTGTATAAGGAAATTGCCAAAGCCTACGCCGAATTGGAAGAGGAATACGGCAAGAACGTGGA
This genomic window contains:
- a CDS encoding thiamine pyrophosphate-dependent dehydrogenase E1 component subunit alpha: MKKKEITSDFQVSLFTRMVLIRKFEEKIVALCRESYQLPGMQILANGQEAVATGVVSALEPEDIIVSNHRSHGHLLARGADLNSLMAEIMAKADGVNYGKAGTLHLSMPEINALMTSTVVGAGPPLAVGAAFAQQYQSLNGVTVVFFGDGAAAEGSVHEAMNLSGIWKLPILFICENNGWAGAQRPEEHSAAPQIHKRAQGYNMPGQSVDGNDVEAIYHLSLELLEHCRSGKGPAFMETLTYRMRGHGEQDHQHYVNPEELKAWALKCPIIRYRRMLLNAGILDKAQIQRIEQDAEARVAAAVAFGDASPYPESDTALTDVFVQPFNA
- a CDS encoding alpha-ketoacid dehydrogenase subunit beta — its product is MSQKTFGNAINEALSIAMDMDDTVFIAGEGVGVSIYLDPNMPTHGLLDKFGRRRVKDTPVSEAAIAGLAVGASCMGLRPVVEIMFFPFITLASDMLINHAGKLRYMSGGKYSFPLTVRVKAGVGFGAGSQHSHNLEAWIAHCPGLKIVWPATVEDAKGLLLSAIFDPDPVIVVEDMMLYRMKGELPDADFRTPLGKARVTVPGTDCTVIAYGMALYTAMKALDPLIEKGISCEVIDLRSLVPLDKTCILESVRKTGRLVVVHEANRFCGFGAELAAMVAEEAFYDLKGPVKRVGAPQIPVPVASSLEKVFIPAPEDVVRAVLETMNK
- a CDS encoding CBS domain-containing protein, with protein sequence MKTAKDIMEQKVISITPETDISRAVEILLNNHINGVPVVDGDGILKGILCQTDLIFQQKTISLPPILTFLDGIIPLSSSKKLENEMKKIAAGTVAQAMVADPVTVAPDTPVNEIAALMVEKHFHTIPVVQDGKLVGIVGKEDVLKTLIKP